A single region of the Ignavibacteria bacterium genome encodes:
- a CDS encoding T9SS type A sorting domain-containing protein, giving the protein MKRIFIFFFLVVPFVVAQGLSLNPWKDFNRNSLPAGLDKQITVEKYRLLELNKESVSQFLATAPPEFSYTAGKVPVLELPLPNGSFSKFEIYYSPVMEPVLAEKYPEIRTYLAKSIDNYSYSARLDLTPHGFHAQIFTSEGTVFIDPYAKGNSIFHISYFRKDFSPSQDKLLKSVCLVNEESPAPPSGARLAAGTLRTYRLAMAATGEYTAFHGGTVALAMAAIVTSVNRVNQVYERDFSVRMILIANNNLLVYTNASTDPYTNSNGSTMLGQNITNINTVIGSANYDIGHVFSTGGGGVAYLASVCGSSKAGGVTGGPAPVGDPFDIDYVAHEMGHQFGANHTQNNNCQRNASTAFEPGSAATIMGYAGICPPDLQNNSDDYFHSGSMAEISSFIAGSGNNCAVSVSNGNEKPVITSFPTGGFTIPINTPFKLTGAASDVDNTTLTYCWEEYDVGPSTHPNTPSGNAPIFRSFDPVVSGTRWFPKRADVYSGTQVLGEILPSYARNLKFRLIVRDNNPGAGNYAFQEMTFAVAGSAPFKVTYPNTNVSIPALSPVTVTWDVASTNTAPVNCQNVNIKVTTDGGNTFTNVAGPVPNNGAALVTLPNIQTTTARIYIEAADNIFYDVSNANFSITQPVPVELAAFSATADNGTVVLDWTTATETNNKGFEIERKSGNGEFVNIGFVSGNGTTTKISNYSFSDRPAAAGSYIYRLKQIDFDGSISFSNEVNADISNPDAFSLSQNYPNPFNPSTSITFSLPEASNVRITVYDVVGNKVAELVNGNFATGWHKADFDASKMNSGIYLYTITAQSVNGKSFSATRKMMLLK; this is encoded by the coding sequence ATGAAGAGAATCTTTATCTTCTTCTTTTTAGTCGTCCCATTTGTCGTTGCACAGGGTTTAAGTTTGAACCCGTGGAAAGACTTTAACCGAAACAGTCTGCCTGCCGGTTTGGACAAACAGATTACTGTAGAAAAGTACAGACTTTTGGAACTGAACAAAGAGTCAGTTTCACAATTCCTGGCTACTGCTCCCCCCGAATTTTCGTATACCGCCGGGAAAGTGCCGGTTCTTGAACTCCCGTTGCCAAACGGAAGTTTCTCCAAATTTGAAATTTATTATTCTCCCGTTATGGAACCTGTTCTTGCGGAAAAATATCCTGAAATAAGAACTTATCTCGCAAAATCTATCGATAATTATTCGTATTCTGCAAGACTTGACCTTACTCCTCACGGGTTTCATGCCCAGATTTTCACTTCTGAAGGTACAGTTTTCATTGATCCTTATGCAAAAGGAAATTCAATTTTCCACATTTCATATTTCAGAAAAGATTTCTCTCCTTCACAGGACAAACTGTTAAAAAGTGTCTGTCTCGTAAATGAAGAATCCCCTGCCCCACCTTCAGGTGCAAGACTTGCTGCCGGAACCCTCAGGACCTATCGTCTTGCCATGGCAGCCACCGGTGAGTATACTGCTTTCCATGGCGGAACTGTTGCTCTCGCAATGGCAGCTATCGTTACTTCCGTGAACAGAGTAAATCAGGTTTACGAACGCGATTTTAGTGTTAGAATGATTCTTATCGCCAATAACAATCTGCTAGTATACACCAATGCTTCAACCGATCCATACACAAATAGCAATGGTTCGACGATGCTTGGCCAAAACATCACGAATATTAATACCGTAATCGGATCAGCAAATTACGATATTGGACATGTGTTCAGCACAGGTGGCGGTGGTGTCGCTTACCTGGCAAGCGTTTGTGGTTCGAGTAAAGCAGGCGGTGTAACCGGTGGACCTGCTCCCGTTGGTGATCCTTTTGACATAGATTATGTAGCTCATGAAATGGGACACCAGTTCGGTGCAAACCATACACAAAACAACAACTGCCAGAGAAATGCTTCAACAGCATTTGAACCCGGAAGTGCCGCGACTATCATGGGTTACGCAGGTATCTGTCCTCCTGATCTTCAGAACAACTCCGATGACTACTTCCACAGTGGAAGCATGGCTGAAATCTCAAGTTTTATTGCCGGATCGGGTAACAACTGTGCGGTTTCTGTTTCAAACGGAAATGAAAAACCTGTTATCACTTCATTCCCGACAGGTGGATTTACCATTCCGATAAACACACCTTTCAAACTTACCGGCGCTGCCTCTGATGTTGATAATACAACTCTTACCTATTGCTGGGAAGAATACGATGTAGGTCCGTCGACACATCCAAACACTCCTTCGGGAAATGCACCAATTTTTAGAAGTTTCGACCCTGTAGTCAGTGGTACCCGCTGGTTCCCAAAAAGAGCTGATGTTTACAGTGGTACACAGGTTCTCGGCGAGATTCTTCCTTCTTACGCAAGAAACCTGAAGTTCAGGTTGATCGTTAGAGACAACAATCCCGGTGCCGGAAATTATGCATTCCAGGAAATGACATTTGCTGTTGCCGGTTCTGCTCCATTTAAGGTTACATATCCGAACACTAATGTTTCGATACCTGCCCTCTCTCCTGTAACTGTTACATGGGATGTTGCAAGCACCAACACAGCACCGGTTAACTGTCAGAATGTTAATATCAAAGTGACAACCGATGGCGGAAACACTTTCACCAATGTCGCCGGCCCCGTGCCAAACAATGGTGCTGCTCTTGTAACTCTGCCAAATATCCAGACAACAACTGCAAGAATTTATATCGAGGCTGCTGACAATATCTTCTATGATGTTTCCAATGCAAATTTCTCAATCACTCAACCTGTCCCTGTCGAACTTGCGGCTTTCTCTGCAACCGCCGACAACGGAACTGTGGTTCTTGACTGGACAACTGCAACCGAAACTAACAACAAAGGTTTTGAGATTGAGAGAAAATCCGGCAACGGTGAGTTTGTAAATATTGGTTTTGTTTCAGGAAACGGGACAACCACCAAAATTTCAAACTACTCATTCAGCGACAGACCTGCTGCCGCAGGAAGTTATATCTATCGTCTGAAACAGATTGATTTCGACGGTTCTATCTCTTTCTCGAATGAAGTGAATGCCGACATTTCGAATCCTGACGCATTCTCTTTATCACAGAATTACCCAAATCCGTTCAACCCTTCAACTTCGATTACCTTCAGCCTGCCTGAAGCTTCGAATGTCAGAATTACAGTTTATGATGTGGTTGGTAATAAAGTGGCAGAACTTGTGAATGGCAATTTTGCAACAGGCTGGCACAAAGCGGACTTCGATGCTTCGAAAATGAACAGTGGAATTTATCTTTATACAATCACAGCGCAGTCAGTTAACGGGAAAAGCTTTAGCGCAACCCGCAAAATGATGCTGCTGAAATAA
- a CDS encoding peptidoglycan DD-metalloendopeptidase family protein, whose translation MKKSILFLLFLISVTNAQSFRFKRPVKDNIQTNGSYLYGEPRYGNNSLAHLGIDIAARYDTVFAAADGVITFVGYNPNDTTGGYEPGGGGNYITHRATWNNKTVYMLYMHLQRPLVTSGATVLQGDPIAISGNTGNSTGPHLHFEIRMNTATYATPGSRRNAELWAGMTGMGAIYGRVPNAPNSTRVDISPDPKPRPPYTTYGYSLTYNFGDPYVGSDDIYNENYAIGDVKPGIYTITALGGAYSRVVTVGAGQVVSADPPSDISDEIVLPNELALSQNFPNPFNPETVINFSLPAELFVSGKVFDVSGREISTLVSDKLSAGNHSVRFNGESLPSGIYLFRLVAGETVKSIKMVLMK comes from the coding sequence ATGAAAAAGTCGATTTTATTTCTATTGTTTCTTATTTCCGTGACAAATGCCCAGTCTTTCAGATTTAAAAGACCGGTGAAAGACAATATTCAAACCAATGGTTCCTACCTTTACGGCGAACCGAGATACGGGAATAATTCACTTGCACACCTTGGTATCGACATTGCTGCACGATATGATACTGTCTTCGCCGCTGCAGATGGAGTCATAACTTTCGTCGGGTATAACCCAAATGACACCACAGGCGGCTATGAACCGGGTGGCGGAGGGAACTACATTACCCACCGCGCCACATGGAACAATAAAACCGTTTACATGCTCTATATGCATCTTCAAAGACCGCTTGTGACATCCGGGGCAACCGTTTTACAAGGTGACCCGATTGCAATTTCGGGAAATACGGGTAATTCCACAGGACCCCACCTCCACTTCGAAATAAGAATGAATACTGCCACCTATGCCACCCCGGGTTCAAGAAGGAACGCCGAATTGTGGGCCGGTATGACCGGGATGGGAGCGATTTACGGCAGGGTACCAAATGCTCCGAACAGCACCCGTGTCGATATTTCTCCCGACCCAAAGCCGAGACCTCCTTACACAACTTACGGATACTCCCTCACTTACAACTTTGGCGACCCCTATGTAGGAAGTGATGATATCTATAACGAAAACTACGCCATTGGCGATGTGAAGCCAGGCATTTATACCATCACAGCTCTTGGAGGGGCTTATTCCCGGGTGGTAACAGTTGGTGCGGGACAGGTCGTAAGTGCCGATCCACCTTCAGATATTAGTGATGAAATCGTGCTGCCTAATGAGCTTGCTTTGTCACAAAATTTTCCAAATCCGTTTAATCCTGAAACGGTTATCAACTTCTCCTTGCCGGCTGAGTTATTTGTATCCGGGAAGGTATTCGATGTTTCCGGTCGGGAGATATCCACTCTTGTTTCCGATAAGTTATCCGCAGGTAATCATTCTGTCCGCTTTAATGGTGAATCTCTCCCGTCAGGCATTTATCTGTTCCGCCTTGTCGCCGGTGAAACGGTAAAAAGCATTAAAATGGTTTTGATGAAGTGA
- a CDS encoding FAD-binding oxidoreductase: MFTKVKFNSHKDEIQEWLHDASNFKGDCDTVFFPKDHHELNSLLKKSNADKVKVTISGSRTGLTGGCVPQGGILISTVGMNTIWKFNRVKMIVTCDPGVLLSDLQAYLKERGFFFPADPTETFCTVGGIVANNSSGARSFKYGPTRNYVAGVYLMLPDGDTIRMRRGDITDKRGVFAAKTLEGKVLNIRPPRLKVPAVKNAAGYFSKEGADLLDLITGSEGTLGVITRIKLNALPIPEKLLSCVAFFKNIDDALQFVSESRAEGRGINSDPEIDPVTNTCGSLSALEFFDANALLFLKNDYPNIPENMEAGVWFEVETTENTHDEVTAYWLNKLERYHSSPEDAWYAADDQDAAKIKEFRHAISYKVNEYIAQNGFYKLGTDTAVPVAEFDEYYKYSVNLVRENGLDYVAYGHFGDCHLHLNMLPKNEEEFAKGKEIYLQLCKKAVESGGTVSAEHGIGKLKKEYLKLMYGESGIAEMKRVKRYFDPSNILNTGNLFD; encoded by the coding sequence ATGTTTACTAAAGTAAAATTCAATTCGCACAAAGACGAGATACAGGAATGGTTGCATGACGCCTCAAATTTCAAGGGTGACTGCGACACTGTCTTCTTTCCAAAAGACCACCACGAACTTAATTCGCTCCTCAAAAAGTCCAATGCTGACAAAGTCAAAGTAACAATTTCCGGAAGTCGAACCGGACTTACTGGCGGCTGCGTTCCTCAGGGTGGAATTCTTATTTCAACTGTGGGAATGAATACGATCTGGAAATTCAACAGAGTAAAAATGATTGTGACCTGTGATCCCGGAGTTCTGCTCAGTGATCTGCAGGCTTACCTGAAAGAGAGAGGTTTCTTCTTTCCCGCAGATCCAACAGAAACATTTTGTACAGTCGGGGGAATTGTCGCCAATAATTCCTCCGGTGCACGTTCATTCAAGTACGGACCAACGAGAAATTATGTTGCGGGAGTGTATTTGATGCTTCCGGATGGAGATACGATCAGGATGCGAAGAGGAGACATAACAGACAAGAGGGGGGTCTTTGCAGCAAAAACACTTGAAGGGAAAGTACTTAACATCCGTCCGCCGCGGTTAAAAGTGCCGGCAGTTAAAAATGCAGCCGGCTACTTCAGCAAAGAGGGTGCCGACCTCCTCGATCTTATTACAGGTTCGGAAGGAACTCTCGGGGTAATTACGAGAATCAAACTTAATGCGCTTCCGATTCCCGAAAAACTCCTTTCGTGTGTTGCATTTTTCAAAAATATCGATGACGCACTTCAATTTGTTTCTGAAAGCAGAGCCGAAGGGAGAGGAATTAACAGTGATCCGGAGATCGACCCTGTAACAAACACTTGTGGGTCCCTTTCCGCCCTTGAGTTTTTTGATGCAAATGCCCTGCTTTTCCTGAAAAATGATTATCCCAATATACCTGAAAATATGGAGGCCGGCGTCTGGTTTGAAGTGGAGACGACAGAAAATACGCACGATGAAGTAACCGCATACTGGTTGAACAAACTTGAAAGATATCACTCGAGTCCTGAAGATGCGTGGTACGCAGCCGACGACCAGGATGCTGCGAAAATAAAAGAGTTCAGACACGCAATCTCCTACAAGGTGAACGAGTACATTGCGCAAAACGGGTTTTATAAACTTGGTACAGATACAGCCGTGCCAGTCGCTGAGTTCGATGAATACTACAAATATTCCGTTAATCTGGTAAGGGAGAACGGACTTGATTATGTTGCCTACGGGCATTTTGGTGACTGCCACCTTCATCTGAACATGCTTCCAAAAAACGAGGAAGAATTTGCCAAGGGGAAAGAGATATATCTTCAACTTTGCAAAAAAGCCGTGGAGTCGGGAGGAACCGTCTCAGCAGAACATGGAATTGGTAAGCTCAAAAAAGAATACCTCAAACTGATGTACGGGGAGTCCGGAATAGCCGAGATGAAAAGAGTGAAGAGATATTTTGATCCTTCCAATATTCTGAATACCGGAAACCTTTTTGACTGA
- a CDS encoding (2Fe-2S)-binding protein: MPEFKLKLNGTEVSVDVDASTPLLWVLRDELGLTGTKYSCGKGLCGTCTVLLDGEIEKSCSIPVSQVGEKKIVTIEGFAKDKSHPIFKKWIEKEVSQCGYCQPGQILTVASLLNRKAKPTPQEIENALTGVLCRCGTYPRIKIAVEELMKERG; encoded by the coding sequence ATGCCTGAATTCAAACTTAAACTTAACGGTACCGAAGTATCGGTCGATGTTGATGCCTCAACACCCCTCCTTTGGGTGCTAAGAGATGAACTTGGACTGACCGGAACCAAATACTCATGCGGGAAAGGCCTTTGTGGCACTTGCACGGTTTTGCTCGATGGAGAAATTGAGAAATCGTGCTCCATTCCTGTCTCACAGGTTGGAGAAAAAAAGATAGTCACCATTGAGGGTTTTGCGAAAGATAAATCACACCCGATCTTCAAAAAATGGATTGAAAAAGAAGTCTCCCAATGCGGTTATTGTCAACCGGGACAGATTCTTACAGTAGCTTCACTTCTAAACCGCAAAGCCAAACCAACACCTCAGGAAATAGAAAATGCCCTGACAGGCGTACTTTGCAGGTGCGGAACCTACCCGAGAATCAAAATTGCCGTTGAAGAATTGATGAAAGAGAGGGGCTGA
- a CDS encoding xanthine dehydrogenase family protein molybdopterin-binding subunit, producing MKRRDFIKIASISGGGLILATFLPASLVKGENGIFGDDPKGIFKPGPFLQINSNGEITIIVAKSEMGQGVYTSLPMIVAEELEVDWETVNIVQADAGFDYGNQTTGGSTSIRQGYEPLRKAGATARIMLISAATILMKEKNENLYAEKGFVISKKTGAKLPYGDLAVEASKLPVPTDVPLKDPKDFKIIGKSTPRKDTPPKLYGEAIYGIDVRLPGMIYAAVKRPDAYKLKLKAFDKSSVASLSGIYDAFEISTGVAITGKSTWQVFKGAEKLKAEWVPSDTLKFNTDDLCKEAKSKLAEPGGLIKQEGDPDAILKGKDGIISADYEVPFLSHSPMEPMNATAHFSNGKCEVWAPTQNPQRLRKDVASTLGIDEKDVTVHVTFLGGGFGRRLVNDFGIEVAEIAKKTGKPVKLTWTREDDTKQGVYRPYGLYRFTGTIEKNAPVFALNIVGQSIRAQWSKDPLKPDQYDFAEGAKDLPYGIKNFKITGTLLQTPLTASAWRAVYHSQVPFAVESFIDELAHSKNIDPFIFRRDLMPKGSRQRAVLELAAEKAGWGKQKGMGIAFFQGYDSYCAQVATVSVTNNNVKILKFVVAIDCGLAISPESVKAQTEGAVIFALSAAMKGKITVKNGAVEQSNYDDYGIISYDEAPEIEVHIVQNTFKVGGVGEVGIGACPPALTNAIFAATGRRIRRLPVLDNL from the coding sequence ATGAAAAGGCGCGACTTTATAAAAATTGCAAGTATTTCCGGTGGCGGGCTTATACTCGCAACATTTCTTCCTGCTTCCCTGGTCAAGGGTGAAAACGGCATTTTCGGTGACGACCCAAAAGGGATTTTTAAGCCGGGACCGTTTTTGCAGATTAATTCCAATGGTGAGATCACCATTATCGTTGCAAAGTCGGAAATGGGGCAAGGAGTTTATACTTCACTACCGATGATTGTTGCTGAAGAACTTGAAGTTGACTGGGAGACCGTCAATATTGTGCAGGCGGATGCCGGATTTGATTATGGGAATCAAACAACCGGCGGTAGCACAAGCATCAGGCAAGGCTACGAGCCATTAAGAAAAGCAGGTGCGACAGCCCGGATTATGCTTATTTCTGCGGCAACAATCCTGATGAAAGAAAAAAATGAGAACCTCTACGCAGAAAAAGGATTTGTAATCAGCAAAAAAACAGGTGCAAAACTCCCATACGGTGATCTTGCTGTTGAGGCATCAAAATTACCTGTTCCGACAGATGTACCTCTTAAAGACCCGAAAGATTTCAAAATAATCGGGAAGAGCACTCCAAGAAAAGACACGCCACCCAAATTGTATGGTGAGGCAATTTATGGGATAGATGTGCGGCTTCCGGGGATGATTTATGCTGCTGTAAAACGACCTGATGCCTACAAGCTGAAACTTAAGGCTTTTGATAAATCCTCTGTCGCATCACTTTCGGGAATATATGATGCATTCGAAATCTCAACGGGTGTTGCCATAACAGGAAAGTCAACCTGGCAGGTTTTTAAGGGAGCAGAAAAGCTAAAAGCTGAATGGGTACCCTCGGATACGCTAAAATTCAATACTGATGATCTTTGCAAGGAGGCAAAAAGTAAGCTCGCTGAACCGGGTGGATTGATAAAACAGGAAGGTGATCCTGACGCAATTTTGAAGGGAAAAGACGGAATAATATCTGCCGATTATGAAGTACCGTTTCTCTCTCACTCACCGATGGAACCAATGAATGCTACTGCACACTTCAGTAATGGCAAATGTGAAGTGTGGGCTCCAACTCAGAACCCGCAGCGGCTCAGAAAAGATGTCGCAAGCACTCTCGGAATTGATGAAAAAGATGTAACGGTACATGTGACTTTCCTCGGCGGTGGATTTGGAAGAAGGCTCGTAAACGACTTTGGCATCGAAGTTGCTGAAATTGCTAAAAAAACCGGAAAACCGGTAAAACTCACATGGACAAGAGAAGACGATACAAAGCAGGGGGTTTATCGCCCGTATGGTTTGTACAGATTCACGGGTACAATCGAAAAGAACGCTCCCGTATTTGCCCTCAACATCGTCGGACAATCCATCCGTGCACAATGGAGCAAGGATCCGCTAAAACCGGATCAGTATGATTTCGCTGAAGGGGCGAAAGACCTCCCCTACGGCATTAAAAATTTCAAAATTACAGGTACACTTCTTCAAACACCTCTCACAGCGAGTGCCTGGAGAGCAGTCTATCATTCACAGGTACCATTTGCAGTCGAGTCATTCATTGATGAACTGGCACATTCGAAAAATATCGATCCTTTCATTTTCAGAAGAGACCTGATGCCTAAAGGCAGCAGACAAAGGGCAGTTCTCGAACTCGCAGCGGAAAAGGCGGGTTGGGGTAAGCAAAAAGGGATGGGGATAGCATTCTTCCAGGGATATGACAGCTATTGTGCTCAGGTTGCGACAGTGTCCGTTACGAACAATAATGTCAAAATTCTAAAATTTGTTGTCGCCATCGACTGCGGACTCGCGATCAGTCCAGAATCAGTAAAAGCACAAACAGAAGGAGCGGTGATCTTTGCGCTTTCGGCTGCAATGAAAGGGAAGATAACTGTTAAAAATGGAGCGGTGGAACAATCAAATTATGATGACTACGGCATAATATCATACGATGAGGCCCCTGAAATCGAAGTTCACATCGTTCAAAATACATTCAAAGTGGGTGGAGTGGGTGAAGTTGGCATCGGTGCATGTCCTCCTGCTCTGACCAATGCGATATTTGCAGCTACGGGCAGGAGAATCAGGAGACTCCCCGTTTTGGACAATTTGTAA
- a CDS encoding EamA family transporter → MHWFFWALASAVLSSVAAITQKKALKGINALEFSFHLSWVNLIFCIPFLFFIDFTMITGEQTWVMFIKTFLQALAFWCVMLSLKSLEISSALPLLAMTPATVAIFAFIFIGETLTIKEILGLSMVLLGSYFLEMKTIKGAVEPFRIFFTTKKYIYVAAALAFFTVSTILDKYLLKDHKMETSTFMVMQHIFFLFDFTLLMLVTRSGFSLPKGELLKPLVLLIVATAAITIGYRYTQIVAFTIAPVALVIAVKRFSVFFASVAGGKIFNEGDLLRKGFAAFVIVAGTVLMIFKN, encoded by the coding sequence ATGCACTGGTTTTTTTGGGCTCTGGCTTCTGCCGTTCTTTCAAGTGTCGCTGCAATTACTCAGAAGAAAGCATTGAAGGGGATAAATGCACTCGAGTTTTCATTTCATCTTTCCTGGGTGAATCTGATTTTTTGTATCCCTTTTCTGTTTTTTATCGATTTTACCATGATTACGGGGGAACAAACATGGGTAATGTTTATCAAGACATTTCTTCAGGCTCTTGCTTTTTGGTGTGTTATGCTAAGTCTGAAGAGTCTCGAGATCAGTTCTGCGCTTCCCCTCCTGGCTATGACTCCGGCAACCGTTGCAATCTTTGCGTTTATTTTCATCGGTGAGACATTGACTATCAAAGAGATTCTGGGACTTTCAATGGTTCTTCTGGGTTCCTATTTCCTTGAGATGAAAACGATAAAAGGGGCGGTTGAACCATTCAGGATATTCTTTACAACAAAGAAATATATTTATGTGGCAGCAGCACTCGCGTTTTTTACTGTATCCACGATTCTTGACAAGTACCTGTTAAAAGACCACAAGATGGAGACCTCCACCTTCATGGTGATGCAACACATCTTTTTCCTGTTCGATTTTACTTTATTGATGCTTGTTACCAGGTCCGGTTTCTCCCTGCCCAAAGGTGAGCTGTTGAAACCACTGGTCCTTTTAATCGTTGCAACAGCTGCAATTACAATCGGTTACAGATATACCCAGATCGTTGCCTTCACAATTGCCCCCGTTGCCCTGGTAATCGCAGTGAAGAGATTTTCAGTCTTCTTTGCGAGTGTCGCCGGTGGAAAAATATTCAACGAGGGCGATTTACTCAGGAAAGGTTTTGCCGCTTTTGTTATCGTGGCAGGTACAGTTCTGATGATCTTCAAAAATTGA
- a CDS encoding DUF72 domain-containing protein — MSELIRFGTCSWKYESWKGIVYPEFGEINFLEEYSKTFDSVEVDQWFWSLFTPGKPPALPKLKDAEEYAAVTPDNFKFTIKVPNSITLTHFYPKYTGGKPEQNPWFLSGELWNSFVESISPLHGKTAALILQFEYLNKQKMPDPNLFFGLLEKFFKEAGKRLPLAVEIRNPNFLTREFFTLLHDLEATPVFLQGYFMPPIFEIIDRFKDLLGERIIIRLHGPDRSGIEEKTGGVWDRIVEPKDVEISRLTRLLEVLKGMDTEVYLNVNNHYEGSAPLTINRIKKGLEDI; from the coding sequence ATGAGTGAACTTATCCGGTTCGGTACCTGCAGTTGGAAATATGAATCATGGAAAGGGATAGTTTATCCTGAATTTGGTGAAATTAATTTTTTGGAGGAGTACTCAAAAACTTTTGATTCTGTTGAAGTGGATCAGTGGTTTTGGTCACTTTTTACTCCGGGAAAACCGCCCGCACTTCCGAAATTAAAAGATGCCGAAGAATATGCTGCAGTCACCCCGGACAATTTCAAATTTACCATCAAAGTGCCCAATTCAATTACGCTCACGCACTTTTATCCCAAATATACCGGTGGAAAACCTGAACAAAATCCGTGGTTTCTCTCCGGTGAGCTATGGAATTCATTTGTTGAATCGATTTCACCGCTCCATGGGAAGACGGCCGCTCTGATTTTACAGTTTGAGTATTTGAACAAACAAAAGATGCCGGATCCGAACCTCTTTTTCGGATTATTGGAGAAGTTTTTCAAAGAAGCCGGAAAACGGTTGCCACTTGCGGTTGAAATCAGAAATCCAAATTTCCTTACCCGTGAATTTTTCACTCTCCTTCATGACCTGGAAGCAACTCCTGTTTTCTTGCAGGGCTATTTCATGCCTCCAATATTTGAGATTATCGACAGGTTCAAGGACTTGCTCGGTGAGAGAATCATTATTCGACTCCACGGACCTGACAGATCTGGTATTGAGGAAAAAACAGGGGGCGTATGGGACAGAATTGTTGAACCGAAGGATGTGGAAATTTCACGGTTGACCAGACTTCTCGAAGTATTGAAGGGAATGGATACCGAAGTGTACTTGAATGTGAACAATCATTATGAAGGTTCGGCTCCATTGACAATAAACAGAATCAAGAAAGGATTGGAAGACATCTAA
- a CDS encoding AI-2E family transporter — MTEKTSLDTLTKFFIATLGIVAIVIVLKELQNLFLPFVIAYFLYFLFVPLNKFLTSKKIPLAIAGLLDIAITFTMTWFAGKFIIDSLMSFSSELDLYDKKLSAMVMSTATSIGISDPALNNFSIQSLLKQIDYGSLAGGLLTSTIDLMGYALFVIFFFSFILPGHKAIYRAIEKRVVSPKKFEIIKRKQLVGDESGQSAVQPDHDLEEETTKLEKTFKTIPEQIQKYIITKLVLNILAGVTVGVVLGILGVPFPAVWGAFTAILNFIPTIGSAFATILPALMSLVDSGEITFTLLVVGCMAGIQTLYFNLLEPMIVGKRLNLNPLVILFSVIIWGYIWGIMGMFLAVPLTAILKIVISNFDSKNMQFISDLMGSND, encoded by the coding sequence ATGACCGAAAAAACATCACTGGATACTCTGACAAAATTTTTCATCGCGACACTGGGAATTGTAGCCATTGTTATCGTACTGAAAGAACTTCAAAACCTATTTCTTCCTTTTGTGATAGCGTATTTTCTTTATTTTCTTTTTGTACCGCTTAACAAGTTTCTCACTTCGAAGAAAATACCACTTGCAATTGCGGGATTGTTGGATATTGCTATTACTTTCACCATGACCTGGTTTGCGGGCAAATTTATCATAGACAGTCTCATGAGTTTTAGCAGCGAACTCGATCTGTACGATAAAAAACTTTCAGCAATGGTGATGAGTACCGCCACATCCATTGGAATAAGCGATCCGGCATTGAATAATTTTTCAATTCAATCGCTTCTAAAACAGATCGATTACGGTTCACTTGCTGGAGGATTGCTTACATCCACAATCGACCTGATGGGTTATGCCCTTTTTGTAATATTTTTCTTTTCATTTATCCTCCCCGGTCACAAAGCGATATATCGAGCCATCGAGAAAAGGGTTGTCTCTCCGAAAAAATTCGAAATTATCAAACGAAAACAGCTTGTTGGTGATGAATCAGGTCAATCCGCAGTCCAACCCGACCATGATCTCGAAGAAGAAACCACAAAGCTTGAAAAAACATTTAAAACCATTCCCGAACAGATACAAAAGTATATTATTACAAAACTTGTTCTCAACATCCTCGCCGGTGTAACCGTAGGTGTTGTTCTTGGCATTCTTGGAGTGCCGTTTCCCGCTGTATGGGGTGCATTTACTGCCATCCTGAACTTTATACCCACAATCGGGTCTGCTTTCGCAACAATACTTCCCGCCCTGATGTCGCTGGTGGATTCAGGGGAAATCACTTTCACGCTGCTGGTTGTTGGTTGTATGGCAGGGATACAAACCCTTTATTTTAATCTTCTCGAGCCTATGATAGTTGGAAAAAGGCTCAACCTGAATCCTCTGGTTATTCTTTTTTCTGTTATAATCTGGGGTTACATCTGGGGTATTATGGGGATGTTTCTGGCAGTTCCCCTGACGGCAATTCTAAAGATTGTAATCTCAAATTTTGATTCAAAAAACATGCAGTTTATTTCAGATTTGATGGGCTCGAACGATTAG